The genome window CTCCTTCCGGCAAGTGCTGCCAGAATCGCCCCGGCATGTGCTGACGCAACGCCTGGGGATTGAGCCGCGCCGGGTTAAAGATGTGACTGTAATAGGTCCGCCACAGCTCGGCGCCGGGATCTTCAGCGTGACGTGCCCAATGCTGCCACTGCTCGGGGCAACGTCGCTGGTAATCCAACGACTGCCCATCGAAACGGATACCGTCGCGAGGCGTTGCGATCAGCCAGCGTTGTTGCCCCAACCGCTCGGCAAAATGGCCGCTGGCACTTTCGAGGATGTCATGGGCCGGTTGATGAAAGGCGACCAGATCCAGTTGCAGTTGCTCGGCCAATGCTTGCGGCAAGGGAACGAAGCGCACGAAGGCATGCAGGTGATGAGCCTCGCGTTGGACCTGCTTGATCCGCCGCTGCAGCTCACTGCCCAGGCGGTCGCCCGCGAGCATGGCCGTGCGGTCGCCGTGGGCAACCCGCCAAAGCACCTCATACAGCAGATTCCAACGTTGCTCGCCCCGGTAGCGACCAGCCTGTTCGAGTTGGGTCAGCAAGGCGGCGGGAACCCGCGTACGGAACGGGCCCGGCCCTTGGGGCAGCGGTGCCGGCACGGCCAACAAGTCGGCCATTGGGCCCTGGGCCCATGTGACATCGCTCGGATCGATGCCGTGGCCGAGCAGCGTTCGAGCCTGGTCCCGCCACGTAGCGAAATCATCCTCGCAATCCAGGGCAATCACGACCAAAGCCCCATCTGCACCGGCCGCTGGGGATCACGCAATCGCGCCCGCAGCAGACCACTGCGCACCTGGGCGTCGGCAGGCCGGTAATCGCTGGTGACAATGAACGGTCGCGCCTTCTCCAGCACGCACCGCAACTGCACCAAGTCGTCATAACGCACCCGCCGCTCCCGGCGCAACGCAACCAGGCGTTGCACACTACGCAGGCCAATCCCCGGAATACGCGCCAACAAGGCGGGTTCGGCGCGATTGATATCCAGCGGGAACACCTCGCGATTGGCCAGCGCCCACGCCAGCTTGGGGTCGATGTCCAAGTCCAGGTTGTGGGTTTCGCTCAAAAGCTCGCCTGCCTTGTAGCCATAACCGCGCATGAGAAAATCGGCCTGATACAGCCGGTGCTCGCGCAGCAACGGCGGCGCTGCCAGGGGCACACTGGCGGGGCTGTCGGGAATCGGGCTGAACGCTGAATAGTAAACCCGTCGCAAACCGTACCCCTGGTAGAGCGACTCGGCGTTGCTCAGGATGGCGTAATCATCGGTGGCATCGGCCCCCACAATCACCTGCGTGCTCTGCCCGGCCGGAGCGAAGCGAGGCGCCCGCGGCTCACCGGCCGCCGCCTGTTGCCCCTGGTGGATGGTGCCCATGGCTTGGCGGATGGTCGTCAACTGCTTTTCCGGTGCGAGACGCTTGAGGCTGATATCGGAGGACAACTCGATATTCACGCTCAAGCGATCAGCCAACCGCCCCGCTTCCTCGATCAATAGCGGATCGGCATCGGGAATGGTCTTGAGGTGGATATAGCCACGAAACTGGTGCTCCTCCCGCAACAACCGCGCCACTCGTATCAACTGCTCCATGGTGTAATCGGCCGAGCGAATGATGCCGGAACTCAGAAACAGCCCACTGATGCAGTTGCGGCGATAAAAATCCAGGGTCAACCGCACCACCTCCTCCGGCGTAAAACGCGCCCTCGGCACATTGCTGGAACGACGGTTGACGCAATACTGGCAGTCGTACAGGCAAAAATTGGTCAGCAACACCTTCAGCAACGAAACGCAGCGCCCATCCGGCGTATAGCTATGGCAAATACCCATGCCATCGGTGGCCCCCAGCCCCTCACGACCACGGGAGCTACGCTTGGGGGCACCGCTGCTGGCGCAGGAGGCGTCGTACTTGGCAGCATCGGCGAGAATGCCGAGCTTGGCGATAAGCTGCATGAAGTGAACTCAGATACTGGATATAAACACAGTATTTTGAGATGCACCGAGATGCAAGCGCCATTGGTCAATTCAACACCTGCCATGAGTCGCCCAGGCCGTGACGTAGGCCATGCCGGTGGGATGGGGTATAATCGGCCAACCAACGCGATTGAGGTCCAGCCCCATGGGCAATGTCAGCCTTGAAACCAAAAAGGCCTATGCCGCCAGGACGCGCAGATCCAACTACGCGGCTAGCTTGCGCCTGGAAGGCTTCAAAACGACCTTCGCGGACGGCGAACGCAAAATGCCAACGCGCGAAGAGGTCTTGAAGGCCAGTAGCGGTCGCACACGCCCTTGATGGCGGCGGCCTGGGCGGCGAAGTCCATGCCGCGAAACTGGTGGCGCTCGAGCACGCGGAACTTGCCTCCCGGCACCAGAGGCCGCGCGACCACCACCAGGCCGGAACAATCGCCCGTCTCGGCCGGGTCATAGCCGACCCACACCTGGCGGTCGCCGAACGGGCGCATGGCGAACGGTTTGTAGTCCTCGGCCCACTCCACCCAGCTATCGACCATGCAGGGCTGCAACACCGACAACGGAAAATCAGCAGGTTGGCGAAAGCCTCCGGGCTGTACTCCCGACTTAGCTCTTCGATATCGAATAGGTCTCAGCCGCCCCGCTCGGCGTCGAGGATGATGAACATTCTCTGACGCATTGGAGTGAAAGCCATAGCGCGCCGGAATGCACACCGAAGGGCTTTCTATCCTGGCCCTTGTTGCAAGGCGCATTCGAAACATCCATGCACCAGTTACAACAAATTCCAACTCGCACTCACCAATTTGATACTATATAGCCACCACTCATTCTCAACCACATATGGAAATGTAAATGGCTCCAACAATCAAATTAGCTTTATGCATTTTAGGCCCACTGCTTTTAAGTTACATAGTTGTGCAAGGTGCTTATTGGCTTATAAATCGACATAACGCAGCAAAGGCTTCAACCTATAAAAAACTTGAAGTATTCGCCTTAGATGCTGATCGTGGCTTAGCAGAGCAAGGCTACCTATGGCTAAGCATTGTTACACCCATCATCTACTTCATAGTATTTGGGAGTTTCGCCTGGAGCGATTACAGTCTTTCTTTGACGAGCGAGGGGTTTAGAACATTTATAGAAATAAGTGCTTTACCTCTAGCACTTCTCTCTCTAGCTATTCCGACAACGGTTTTAATCGCAAGAATTCACGCAACTCATCAAACATCCGTACAAATAGCTACAACCCGTCACAAAAACAATATAGATGCCTATTACGCCCATAGAAAGGCAATGTTCGAATATTTTGGCAGCTTAAAAAAAACCAAATATCCAGGTGAAATAGAAGGTGATTTTTATGCTCACCCGAGGCTGCACCTTCGCTTCTTCGTCGATAGGGGACCCACTAACGGCACGCCAGAGGTTAATACTAAAAAATTCGAAGAAGCCATCAACACCCTTTCTGAGATTCAAGACCACATAAACGAAGCACTATTGCAAAGAAACTACAAGGAACAGCTTGACATCTTCCTAAAAAACTATATGCCGGCCTGTACTAAAATATTTAAACTTTCCAGCACTCTACACTTACCGTGTATATATGAAGATTTGAAAACCAATTCCACAGAGCATCACCTATGCCGAAACAGCTCGCTCCCGGAAGAAAACGACATAACATTTAATGCAGTCGGAGCATCCACCGATCATTTAATCGGAGCCTATCGATATACTCGATCTTTCCTACGAGTTTTATGTGAATTTGCAGGACATGACGTTTCTTTCTTCGATAAAAAACTACACCTAGCTATCGACAAGGGAGATGACTACAAACGCAGGCCGTACACCACTTCCGACGCAGAACATCTAATGAACATAATTAAAGACAGCAGCGATCGACTAACAAAAGAGCGAAGAGAACTAAATGAACAAGCCGTAGATTAAAATACACCTATCGATATATGAAACCTGACATGGAACTGGCTCCCCGCTAGGGGGGGGGAGGCCAGGATAGGTCGACATGCTGGCGAGGATTGGTTGAGGGGTTTATCGGTTTGGTGATAAGCCCTTTCGACATAAAGGTTCAGGTCCTGAAGCTTATCCAGGCGGCCCGGCGCAACTCAAAGAACACATGATAGGATCCGCTCGAATAATACTGATCAATCAACCGTGGTGCCTTCAGTTTGTCCGCTCATCGGACCAGGCTCATCCAGTTCGGATTCACGCTTGCGTTCCCAGGTCTACGCCGCCTGTTTTCGGGCGAAGGTCTGGCTCTCTTGATAGACTTGCACTCCGTCGCGCTTGATGCGGATCTGAGCCGTGTAGCTAACAGACCCATCCGCCAGTTTTCTTGCCCTGATAGTCGCCATGTCAAAAGTGGTACGCGTCAGTTTTGGAGTGGTACATCGTATCACCGAGCCTTAAAAAACGCCTGAAAACGCCCGAAATCACGCCCAGAACACGTTGAGTAAAATGCTAGATAAACAGAGCTTTAGCCCAGTAAATACGCGGCCTACGCTGTCTCGGCGCTTCAGTGTTGCACCCATGATGGATTGGAACCTCTAACTCTGGAGGCCGCGTAATACAAGCTCTCCAGCACCTACCGAAAACGCCCGTACCATTTTCGTACCACTCACTTCCTGAAACATTCACTCCCCTAGTGAGCTGACCCGTGCGAATGGCCGCGCTGTAATGCTTGTCGCTCCAATCCCAACACCATCCACAAACGCACCGACTGATACGGTGTGTACGAGGGTGTGTGCGTGTAAATGACGAACGTGAGGCGGAGTGTCCATTTCTGTATGCAGCGTCAGTAGATGCTCCGCCCGAGGCATGTCCGGCGTTTTTATGTTGACCCACGGGAAAGAGGTTAGGAGGGTTAGTTTTTTACTCGCTGCCCTGAAAGGCTTGTCTGGCAAGGCTTTGCGAAGGATTTAGAAGGTTAGTTTCTGGTTAGATTTTGGTTATTTCCTAACCTTTATTGATGTTAAATATTCATTTTATAAATTCCTTTAAAAACAGTTAGTTATACATTACTAACCTTTGACCTAACCCAACCTAACCCATCAAAGTTAGGTCTCAAGCCCAACAAATACGGGCCCTCCAGCTCAAAACACCCCTCTCAAAAAAAACCTAACCCTTTTCCCGTGGCGCCTCCGAAATTCGTATGCCTGTGCATGCGTATGAGCATTACGAAAAGACACCCACCTTCGCAGGGATCCGCAGGTATTCGATAGCCTGGATAAGCTCCGATAGCGCCCAGCGGGCTTGGTTGCAATGGGGGTGCAGAAGTGCGGAAAAAAAGACCTATTTAGACCGGAGGCGAGGTGGGGGGACGACGGCGCGCGCCAGGTTTGAAGCACGCCACTGGCCGCCAGCCGCGTCCCATTTCGGTGCATTTTTCTCTGAACGAAAAAGCCGCCTCGACGGGCGGATCATGGGTCATACACCTGCCAGAGCCGTCTAGCCTGGTCGTGTAAACTCTGGCTCATGGCTGTCGCTAGATCTTGAGCCTGACCGTGCCGCTGAGATTGCGAATAGGCGTTGCCGTCCCGTCGGAGATTTCGAGTGGTATCCCATGGACGAAACGTTGGGAGACGTGAGAAACCAGGGCGCCTAATCGATATCATGAGTGTCGCAAGGTGAAGTGCTATAATTTGAGAAACTTAGGGGTACCTCAACCCAATGAAGGAGTTGAAATGATAGAAGTGAAAGATGCGGTCAAGGTTGCCAAGTCGGCGGCAAATGATTTCCTAGGGGCTGAGACAGCGCTCAACGATCTCTTGCTTGAAGAGGTCGAGCTTGACAAAGCAAGCCGAGCATGGGTAATCACATTAGGATACAACGTACCCGCCCCAAATAAGTTTGAAAGATTAGGGGCGACACTTGCTGGGCAGATGTATACACGAAAATATAAAATGTTCATTGTCGATGCGGAGACCGGAGAGTTTCGTTCTATGAAGATCCGCGATCTATGATAGATGCCTACGTAAAGCAATATCAAAAAAAAGGAATCATAGTCGACACTAATCTCTTGCTATTAGTAATAGCCGGAGGCACGCCAAGCATTGCGAACTTTAAGCGAACTAGTGGATATACGCCTGACGATTATTTTCTTTTGCTCAAGGTAATAGATCAGTTTGAAAAGCTTATTGCAACTCCCCACATCCTTGCAGAACTAAGCAACCTCACAAACGGCTTATACGGCAAGCATCTGCAAGATTTTTATGTAACATTGAAGAACTCCCTATCTACAATATGTGAAATTCATCACCCTGCTGCTGACATCTGCAAGGATTATGAACTATTCCCCTTCGGCCTGGCTGATATAGGGATCATCGCCGCAGCGAAGAACAACTATCTTGTCCTCACCGATGACTTGAGAGTTGCTAGATTCGCGAATCAACACTGCGTTGACGTTGTAAACTTCAACCATCTAAGGGATGCAGCCTGGGGTTAGACTCTTGCCTCACAGACACACTAGGTGCCTTAATGATATTTATACCCCATAACATATAACGACAAACAACAGGACTACACATGAGCAAAATGGATTTAATCATAGAACTCAAAGAGACCATTGAAAAACTTCAGAAGAACGGTGAAACCCAAATAGAACTCTCAAAACTCATTACTTACTTGCAGCTCGCTTCTGAAAATCCACCTCAAGACTTACCACCAGATCACCTCGAAAAATTGAAGGCCCAGCTACAAATATTGGTAGAAGCACATAAGAGCAATCATGCATCGGACCTCGAAATGTTTAGGTCCGTCATGCAATCAGGCCAGAACGCAATAAAGACGTCATTCCTTATGAATGGAGGCGCATCCGTTGCTATACTAGCCTTTATTGGTAAACTCACTGAGTCCAACAAACCAAATATTCCGATCTTCGCAGAGACACTTACCTTATTCGTAATAGGTGTTTTTTTAATTAGTGTTACGGCTGGATTAACATACCTTAGCCAATGGTTCTATGCGGAAGACTCTTCGCGAAAACAGCTAGCCGGTTCTATGTTCAATTTTTCAGCAGTCGTGGTTGGATTAGGCTCTTATGGGATGTTTATTTGGGGAATGAAAGCTGCTTATGATGCGTTCCTTTCGCTTACATAGTTTCCATTATAAGCTGCCAAGATCGTATGGTTCGAAACGCACCACCTCTTCACCTAACCAATCATTCAGTTGCCCCATTCGCGTCTGGATGGGCTCCAGCTCGTTGGCCGCATAGATCTGCGTCGCCTCCCTGATCGACCCGAACCCACCCGCGTTCTGCGGCACGATGCCCATCAACTGCGGTGGAATACGCAGGCTAGCCAGCACATCGTCACGGGTCTGATTCTTGATCGAGTTGAATTCGTCCTTAGCCGCCACCTCGCTGACGGGGATGAGTTGAATCCCATCCTTCTTACCGGTCGGCGAATAGACAAACAGATTCCGAAAATTCCCCGGCCCCTTCGAATCCTTTAACGCCTTGCGCAAGGCATCGATGTCCGCCTCGGTCTGGGCTGCATCGGTCATGTACAAGATGAAACCGGCGTGACTACCATTCTCGTAATACTTGCGCCGGAACAACGTCGCCGACTCGTTCAACAGCGCCGACTGCAAAGCACTGACCCACTCCGGCAACCCATAAATCTCCTGGTGCAAATCCGCCTCGCGCAAGTGGAAGATGCTGCCAGGCTCAAACGCATGCTCATTCTTCCACCCCTGCACCTGGTAAAACTGCCCCTCCGGCCCAACCCGCATGTACTTCGCCAACGACGGCACCAGTTGCCGCGTGCTGCCTAGCACCGAACGACGTTTCTCCAGATACCCATTGCCCAGGCAAAGGAAGTCCAGGGCGAACTGTTCAAAAGCTGCCCGAGACAGCATCGGATGCGGGATAAACGTTTTACTCAACAGGTTGCGCTTGAACATCAACCCCGAATGCAGATGCACGCTCGCACCCACCGACCGGGCCAGGCCGTTGAGCGACAGCGGCGGCTCATACCACCGCCCGTTGAACCAACACTCCAGGTAATCGAACACCTCTCGCTCACCCAGCACCGGCGTCGGCTCTCCGAAGCTAAACACCTGGGTACCCGCACTCGCGACATCGAGGGCGGCGGGCAAAAGTTCCTGGCTGGCAAGTTGTTCGGTCATCAGTAAATCTCCATCCGCCCGGTATTGGCAGCGGTCTGCCCTTCGAGCGGTTCGTTCTGCAATGCGTGGAAGAGCGCCCAGGCCAGGTCGGCGTGGCCGGTGTTGTCGTTGCGGCCGGCGGTGTAGGTGAACTGGCGACCGCCTGCGGTGATGGTTTTGCGAATCGCCATGAGCGACTGGGCCATGTCGGTCCAGCCGGCGTCGAACTCCAGCCGCCCCTTGTGGATCACGTCGTAGGCCTTGAGCACCAGGCGGGTTTTCACCTCAGGCGAGTAGCTGAAGGTGGTCACCGCCGGGAAGAACTGGCGCACCAGCTGAGCCACGCCGCTACCCAGGCCGGTGACGTCGATGCCGATATAGGTCACCCAGTAGCGGTCGCACACGCCCTTGATGGCGGCGGCCTGGGCGGCGAAGTCCATGCCACGAAACTGGTGGCGCTCGAGAACGCGGAACTTGCCGCCCGGCACCAGCGGCGGCGCGGCCACCACCAGGCCGGAACAATCGCCCGTCTCGGCCGGGTCATACCCGACCCACACCTGACGGTCGCCGAACGGACGCATGGCGAAAGGCTTGTAGTCCTCGGCCCACTCCACCCAGCTATCGACCATGCAGGACTGCAACACCGATAGCGGGAAGATGCTCGCGCCGTCATCGACGAACTCGCACATCAGCAGATTGGCGAACGCCTCGGGGCTGTACTCCCGGCGCAGCTCTTCGATGTCGAACAGGTCGCAGCCGCCCCGCTCCGCGTCGAGGATGGTGACGATCTGGCGCCACAGCCGGTCCTCACAGAACCGTCCCTGCTGGAGCGCGCCGTGGGTCACATCAACCTTGGTGTGCTGCGCGGCGGGCTTGCCCTTGTTGAAGCGCTCGCCCGTCCAGAAGGTGTACGCCTCGTGGGCCATACTCGACGGCGTGGAGAAGTAGGTTTTGCGCCACTTCTTGTGCATCGCCATGCCCGAGGCGACCTTGTTCAACTCCTCGAACTTGAACGTCCAGAAGAACTCGTCGAAGTAGAAATTGCCGTGGTAGCCCTGGGCGGTACGGGCATTGGTGCCGAGGAAAAACAGCTCGGCGCCGTTGGGCAAGACAATCGGGTCGCCAGTCAGCTCGACGCCGATGACTTCCCGGGCGAAGGCCTGGATGTAGCCACGGAACAGGTAGGCCTGGTTCTTCGAAGCCGACAGGAAAATCTGGTTGCGACCGGTGTCCAGGGCGTCGATGAACGCCTCGCGGGCGAAGTAGTACGTGGCACCGATCTGGCGGCTCTTGAGGATGACGCGGGTGCGTTGGTTGCCGGCCCGATACCAGTCTTTCTGGTAATCGAAACAGCCGTCGATGAAGGCCTCGCGCAGCAGCTCGATCTGGTCTTCGCTGATATCGTTCTTCGGGGATTTTTTCTTCGGTCCCTCGTTGCGCTTGGCGAGATTCGGGTTGAGGTCGGTTTCGGTACCGCCGCCCTGGAAACGCTGAATGCGGGCCTGGCGCTCAAGCTGCCGATGCAGCAGATCGATCTCTTTGAAATCGCCGCCAGTCTTGTTGTCCTTGAGGATCAACTGCACTAAGCGCGCTTCCAGGGCGCCGCCGATGCGCTCGACGTTGTCGGCCCGGTCCCAATCGTCGCGGGCCTTCCAACTGTGTAGCGTTTTTTCTTTTTCGCCCGTAGCCTCGGCAATCTCGCAGATGCGCCAACCCATCCAGTACAGGAACTTGGATTGGCGTCGCGGATCGATAGGCAGCAGGGTGGTCGTCGTCATGGCCGAGATGCTGCCGCCCACGGCGGCGACTCAATAGCGCCGCCCCTTGTACCCTCCCCGCCTACAGTCCCGTCTCGTTGCCGCCGCTCGCGCCCGTGACGACCATGCCCCTCATTGCAACGCACTGCTCAACCCAGCAGGCGCCCCACGCACTGAGGATTCCCGGCATGAAGAAGTTTCGCAGCAACTGGTTCCGCGTCGCCGTCGAGGGCGCTACTTCGGACAAGCGCACCATCAAACGCAGCTGGCTGGAACAGGCCGCCAAGAACTTCAACCCGTCCACCTACGGCGCCCGCATCTGGCTGGAGCATTTCCGCAGCCTGTTGCCCGACAGCCCGTTCAAGGCCTACGGCGACGTGCTGGCTGTGAAAACCGAAGAAGTGGACATCGCCGGCCAGAAGAAACTGGCCCTGTTCGCCCAGGTTGAGCCGACCCCAGAGCTGATCGCCATGAACAAGGCGAAACAGAAGATCTACACCTCCATCGAAATCGACGACAGCTTTGCCGACACCGGCGAGGCCTACATCGTCGGCCTGGCGGTCACTGACTCGCCCGCCAGCCTGGGCACCGACGTCCTGGCGTTCTCTGCGCAGAAACCTGACGCCAGCCCCTTCAAGGATCGCCACTACTCGGCAACGTCGATGTTTACCGAGGCGGTGGAAACCGAGTTGAAGTTCGAAGAAATCGAAGAGAAGCCCAGCATCGGCGCCCAGCTGTTCAACAAGGTGCAAGCGCTGCTGACTGGCAAGCAGGCCAAGGACGACACCGAGTTCGCCCAGATTGGCGAAGCCGTCGAAGCCATCGCCGAACACGTCAAGGATCTGCCCGACCAACTGGCCGCAGAAAAGCAATTTTCCGCAGGGCTGAAAACCCAGCTCGACCAGGTCAGCACGGAACTCACAGAGCTGAAAAACAAGCTCTCCACCACCCAGGACCACAACCAAAAGACGCGCCCTCCGGTCACCGGTGGCGACAAACAGGTCATGACCGACTGCTAACAGCCGGCCACCCACAGCCCCGAACAAACGAAGGACGATATTCATGCGCAACGATACTCGCGAACACTTCAACGCCTACTTGAGCCAGCTCGCCCGACTCAACGGTGTGTCTTCTACCACCGCGACCTTTTCCGTAGATCCCACGGTTCAGCAGACGCTGGAAACCCGGATGCAGGAATCCAGCGAGTTCCTGGGCAAGATCGGCATCATCGGCGTCGATGAACTCCAAGGCGAGAAAGTCGGCCTGGGTGTCAGCAGCACCATTGCCGGTCGTACCGACACCACCGGCAACGGCGTGCGCCAACCTCGTGACGTCTCCTCCCTGGATAAGAAAGGCTACGAAGCCAAGAAAACCGACTTCGACACCGCGATCCGCTACGCACAACTCGACGCCTGGGCGAAATTTCCAGACTTCCAGGCTCGTCTGCGCGACGCGATCCTCAAGCGCCAGGCGCTCGACCGCATCATGATCGGCTTCAATGGTGTCAGCGCAGCCGCAACGACCGACCGCCAGGTCAATGCACTGTTGCAAGACGTCAATATCGGCTGGCTGGAACAGTACCGTCTCAACGCGCCTGCGCGAGTCCTCAAAGAGGGGAAAACTGCCGGCAAGATCATCATCGGCAGCGGTGCCACCGCCGACTACAACAACCTTGATGCATTGGTGTTCGACGCGGTCGCCAACCTCATCGACCCATGGCACCGCAAGGATCCAGGCATCGTCGTCATCCTGGGCAGCAATCTGGTACACGACAAATATTTCCCGCTGATCAACAAGGAACAGCCAGCCTCCGAAAAACTGGCGACCGACATGATCCTTTCGCAGAAGCGCATGGGCGGGAAGCAACCGGTTGAAGTGCCGTATGTGCCTGACGGCGCGGCGTTGGTCACCACCCTGGCGAACCTGGCTATCTACTGGCAGATCGGCGGTCGGCGCCGCTATGTCAAAGAAGCACCGGAAAAAAACCGCATCGAAAACTACGAGTCCAGCAACGACGCGTATGTCGTCGAGGATTACGGCCTCGGCTGCCTGATCGAAAACATCGAGCTTGAGGAGGCCTGATCCATGGCTAACAGCCTCGCCAAGCGCCACTACCAGCGCGTCACTGCCGCCATCGAGGCGGCAGCGACCGAGCCCACCCAGACCATGGCCGGCGCGACGGCCTACGAGCACCAGCTCAACCAGCTGCTGCAAGACCGCTTGCGCCTGAAACAGGTCCAGTCCAACCAGGGCAAGGCCGAACTCAAGCGCCAGTTGCTGCCGAGCTATGAATCCTATGTGCAAGGTGTGCTGGAAGGCGGCCAGGGCGCCCAGGACGAGGTCCTGACCACCGTCATGGTCTGGCGCTTCGACGCTGGCGACTTCACCGGTGGGCTCGACATCGCGACCTACGTGCTGGAACACAAGATGGTCATGCCCGACCGCTTCGCCCGCACCTTGGGTTGCCTGGTCGCCGAGGAAGTCGCGACGGCAGCCTTCAAGGCTCAGAAGGTGGGCGAACCGTTCGACCTGGCAATCCTTCACCGCACCGCCGAACTCACCGACGCCGAAGACATGCCCGACCAGGCCCGCGCCAAGCTGTTTCTCGCCATGGGCCGCGCCACGCTGGAAGGCGTCACCGAAGAGGCCCCGGGCCAACCCGGCAAGCTCCAGGCCGGTGTGGATCTGCTGAAAAAAGCCATCGCCCTCCACGACGCCTGCGGTGGCAAGAAAGATCTGGAGCGGGCCGAACGCCTGCTCAACAAACTTGCCGGCCCTGCCGGCTAACCGAGCGTCCCCACGCACCCCGCCGGCTCGGGGCGGATCGGCCAGGCCGCTCCTCCTGAACGTGAAGCCCCGACCACCGGCGACCTATTTTTGAGTGCTGTTCTATGAGCGGATTCGTAGCCGGCGGTACCGTCGCCAGCGGCCATATCAACACCGACGCCTTCTGGCCCTCCATCGATCTGGATCAATTGCGCGCGACGCTGAGGATCGACGCGAGCGTCACTGCGCCGCGCCTGGAAACCGCCGCTGTGGCCGCCGCCATCAGCGTCAACCGCGAACTGAGCGAATGGCGAGCCAGGCAGGAAGCCGCAGGCCATGCCGAACTGGCGGATGTTCCTGGTGACAAGATCAACGACGTGTCGGTACTGGAGCACCTCTACCGCCGCGCCATCGAAGCCGCCACCGGTGCCGAAGTGTGTGAGCGCTACCGCTCCTACGACACCACCAACAGTGGCAACCAGAACGCCGAAGATCTCACACCAAACATCGACGATTACCGCCGCGACCTGCGCTGGGCCGTGCGTGACTTCCTCGGCATCAACCGCACTACCGTGGAGCTGATCTGATGCCCGTCACCGTCCGCGCCTTTCAAAACGACACCGTAGACGCCCTGTGCTGGCGTCACTACGGCCGCACCGCCGGCGTGACCGAAGCGGTACTCGAAGCCAACCCCGGCCTGGCCGATTACGGGCCGATTCTGCCCCAA of Pseudomonas fluorescens contains these proteins:
- a CDS encoding TIGR03915 family putative DNA repair protein, producing MVVIALDCEDDFATWRDQARTLLGHGIDPSDVTWAQGPMADLLAVPAPLPQGPGPFRTRVPAALLTQLEQAGRYRGEQRWNLLYEVLWRVAHGDRTAMLAGDRLGSELQRRIKQVQREAHHLHAFVRFVPLPQALAEQLQLDLVAFHQPAHDILESASGHFAERLGQQRWLIATPRDGIRFDGQSLDYQRRCPEQWQHWARHAEDPGAELWRTYYSHIFNPARLNPQALRQHMPGRFWQHLPEGELIPRLVGLARRGKQRDGQALEVGEKMGKRIIVGVGEGTGLRQCLAPE
- a CDS encoding putative DNA modification/repair radical SAM protein, whose amino-acid sequence is MQLIAKLGILADAAKYDASCASSGAPKRSSRGREGLGATDGMGICHSYTPDGRCVSLLKVLLTNFCLYDCQYCVNRRSSNVPRARFTPEEVVRLTLDFYRRNCISGLFLSSGIIRSADYTMEQLIRVARLLREEHQFRGYIHLKTIPDADPLLIEEAGRLADRLSVNIELSSDISLKRLAPEKQLTTIRQAMGTIHQGQQAAAGEPRAPRFAPAGQSTQVIVGADATDDYAILSNAESLYQGYGLRRVYYSAFSPIPDSPASVPLAAPPLLREHRLYQADFLMRGYGYKAGELLSETHNLDLDIDPKLAWALANREVFPLDINRAEPALLARIPGIGLRSVQRLVALRRERRVRYDDLVQLRCVLEKARPFIVTSDYRPADAQVRSGLLRARLRDPQRPVQMGLWS
- a CDS encoding YhfG family protein, which translates into the protein MGNVSLETKKAYAARTRRSNYAASLRLEGFKTTFADGERKMPTREEVLKASSGRTRP
- a CDS encoding PIN domain-containing protein; its protein translation is MIDAYVKQYQKKGIIVDTNLLLLVIAGGTPSIANFKRTSGYTPDDYFLLLKVIDQFEKLIATPHILAELSNLTNGLYGKHLQDFYVTLKNSLSTICEIHHPAADICKDYELFPFGLADIGIIAAAKNNYLVLTDDLRVARFANQHCVDVVNFNHLRDAAWG
- a CDS encoding phage portal protein — translated: MTEQLASQELLPAALDVASAGTQVFSFGEPTPVLGEREVFDYLECWFNGRWYEPPLSLNGLARSVGASVHLHSGLMFKRNLLSKTFIPHPMLSRAAFEQFALDFLCLGNGYLEKRRSVLGSTRQLVPSLAKYMRVGPEGQFYQVQGWKNEHAFEPGSIFHLREADLHQEIYGLPEWVSALQSALLNESATLFRRKYYENGSHAGFILYMTDAAQTEADIDALRKALKDSKGPGNFRNLFVYSPTGKKDGIQLIPVSEVAAKDEFNSIKNQTRDDVLASLRIPPQLMGIVPQNAGGFGSIREATQIYAANELEPIQTRMGQLNDWLGEEVVRFEPYDLGSL
- a CDS encoding terminase ATPase subunit family protein produces the protein MTTTTLLPIDPRRQSKFLYWMGWRICEIAEATGEKEKTLHSWKARDDWDRADNVERIGGALEARLVQLILKDNKTGGDFKEIDLLHRQLERQARIQRFQGGGTETDLNPNLAKRNEGPKKKSPKNDISEDQIELLREAFIDGCFDYQKDWYRAGNQRTRVILKSRQIGATYYFAREAFIDALDTGRNQIFLSASKNQAYLFRGYIQAFAREVIGVELTGDPIVLPNGAELFFLGTNARTAQGYHGNFYFDEFFWTFKFEELNKVASGMAMHKKWRKTYFSTPSSMAHEAYTFWTGERFNKGKPAAQHTKVDVTHGALQQGRFCEDRLWRQIVTILDAERGGCDLFDIEELRREYSPEAFANLLMCEFVDDGASIFPLSVLQSCMVDSWVEWAEDYKPFAMRPFGDRQVWVGYDPAETGDCSGLVVAAPPLVPGGKFRVLERHQFRGMDFAAQAAAIKGVCDRYWVTYIGIDVTGLGSGVAQLVRQFFPAVTTFSYSPEVKTRLVLKAYDVIHKGRLEFDAGWTDMAQSLMAIRKTITAGGRQFTYTAGRNDNTGHADLAWALFHALQNEPLEGQTAANTGRMEIY
- a CDS encoding GPO family capsid scaffolding protein; protein product: MKKFRSNWFRVAVEGATSDKRTIKRSWLEQAAKNFNPSTYGARIWLEHFRSLLPDSPFKAYGDVLAVKTEEVDIAGQKKLALFAQVEPTPELIAMNKAKQKIYTSIEIDDSFADTGEAYIVGLAVTDSPASLGTDVLAFSAQKPDASPFKDRHYSATSMFTEAVETELKFEEIEEKPSIGAQLFNKVQALLTGKQAKDDTEFAQIGEAVEAIAEHVKDLPDQLAAEKQFSAGLKTQLDQVSTELTELKNKLSTTQDHNQKTRPPVTGGDKQVMTDC